In one Flavobacteriales bacterium genomic region, the following are encoded:
- the groES gene encoding co-chaperone GroES, with the protein MAKVKPLADRVLVEAAAAEETTKGGIIIPDTAKEKPQRGKIIAVGSGRVADDGKVTPLSVKVGDEILYGKYSGTELSLEGKDYLIMRESDIYAILN; encoded by the coding sequence ATGGCGAAAGTGAAACCGTTGGCAGACCGCGTGCTCGTGGAGGCCGCAGCTGCTGAAGAGACCACCAAGGGTGGCATCATCATCCCCGATACGGCCAAGGAGAAGCCCCAGCGCGGCAAGATCATCGCGGTGGGCAGCGGCCGCGTCGCCGACGACGGCAAGGTGACCCCGCTGAGCGTGAAGGTGGGCGACGAGATCCTGTACGGCAAGTACAGCGGCACGGAGCTCAGCCTGGAGGGCAAGGACTACCTGATCATGCGCGAGAGCGACATCTACGCCATCCTGAACTGA
- a CDS encoding LptE family protein has protein sequence MRRGNERLRAGGRWLAAAIASLALLPSCRVNYSFTGGDVGEARTLTVELFQARAPLATPGSAQLLTETVRDVLLAQTPLKLARERGDVQYSGSITGYDVQPVNIQANETAALNRLTITASVTYVNALEPKKNTEFTVSRFADYSSGQDLTAVEAQLVNEISKQLAQDIFDRTLGNW, from the coding sequence ATGAGGCGGGGGAATGAACGGTTGCGGGCCGGCGGCCGGTGGCTGGCCGCGGCCATCGCGTCGCTCGCGCTGCTCCCCTCCTGCCGCGTGAACTACTCCTTCACGGGCGGCGATGTGGGCGAGGCCCGCACGCTGACGGTGGAGCTCTTCCAGGCACGCGCGCCGCTGGCCACGCCGGGCAGCGCGCAGCTGCTGACCGAGACGGTGCGCGATGTGCTGCTGGCGCAGACGCCGCTCAAGCTGGCGCGCGAGCGCGGCGATGTGCAGTACAGCGGCAGCATCACCGGGTACGATGTGCAGCCGGTGAACATCCAGGCCAACGAGACCGCCGCCCTGAACCGGCTGACCATCACGGCCAGCGTGACCTACGTGAACGCACTGGAGCCCAAGAAGAACACGGAGTTCACCGTGAGCCGCTTCGCAGACTACAGCAGCGGCCAGGACCTCACCGCCGTGGAGGCCCAGCTGGTGAACGAGATCAGCAAGCAGCTGGCGCAGGATATCTTCGACCGCACCTTGGGCAACTGGTAG
- a CDS encoding CotH kinase family protein yields the protein MRALLCRALLPLSGLAPTALHAQCCDHHLLMQDSYGDGWNGGQLEVRINGTSVGVFAAAGEASTAVFTACTGDAIQLIYSSGDWENENTYQLVGTYGNVLFADGPEPATGTVFTGTADCSVVPLPGTVPCTALPIDTVDCVVTNNSGAPGSGFNPGCANYNGQDIWYAMPVPPSGNVLVSTASTGGLNDTGVALWTGPSCFSLALQGCDDDGGEGYFSRLTANELPAGQTLFIQVFGYGGGAGAFELCVEDLGVVQLDSTRLPIVLLHTQGQPIPYTGKITAQMEVMYNGPGTFTQVTDPSNEYNGTIGIGIRGATSAGYPQTPFSIETRNADGSNNNVPLLGMPAENDWALLSNYNDRSLVRNALATHLARAMGQYAPRMHLCEVLLDSAYRGIYVLAETIKRDNGRVDIARLDSIENTGEPRTGGYILEQNLWNPQNSFQSNYSPIDHPGFDVHFLYDYPEPDVITDAQKAYIASFVDTLETALYSSTFTDPATGYRAYLDVPSFINYFLVNELARNNDGFKKSVFFHKDRNSNDGKLKAGPVWDFDWAWKNLWGCELFSNTDGSGWAHRINDCVTDNYSTGWAIRLMQDSTFANELRCTYEEHRTGVLSNASIHAWIDSVGTLVAEAQERHFQKWPILGVSGPAPEVLPCATTYAAELDTLKHWIDLRLAWLDANIPGLCQGVGVPDRTAPEFTCLPNPSDGLVRFRGMLDADADWTLNIHDAVGRPVTQLRLPPGLCDTPLELPGAGTYLYTLRRDGQVARVGRVVVY from the coding sequence ATGCGCGCGCTTCTATGCCGGGCGTTGCTCCCCCTGTCCGGCTTGGCCCCCACCGCCCTGCACGCCCAATGCTGCGACCACCACCTGCTGATGCAGGACAGCTACGGCGACGGCTGGAACGGCGGCCAGTTGGAAGTACGGATAAACGGGACCTCCGTGGGCGTGTTCGCTGCTGCGGGTGAAGCCAGCACCGCCGTGTTCACCGCGTGCACCGGCGATGCCATCCAGCTCATCTACAGCAGCGGCGACTGGGAGAACGAGAACACCTACCAGCTGGTGGGCACCTACGGCAATGTGCTCTTCGCCGATGGACCGGAGCCCGCCACCGGCACGGTATTCACCGGCACGGCGGATTGCTCCGTGGTGCCCCTGCCCGGCACCGTGCCCTGCACCGCGCTGCCCATCGACACGGTGGATTGCGTGGTGACCAACAACAGCGGCGCCCCGGGCAGCGGCTTCAACCCCGGGTGTGCCAACTACAACGGACAGGATATCTGGTACGCCATGCCCGTGCCGCCCTCGGGCAATGTGCTCGTGAGCACCGCCAGCACGGGCGGCCTCAACGACACCGGCGTGGCGCTGTGGACCGGCCCCAGCTGCTTCAGCCTCGCGCTGCAGGGATGCGATGACGATGGCGGCGAAGGCTACTTCTCGCGCCTCACGGCCAACGAGCTCCCGGCCGGCCAGACGCTCTTCATCCAGGTGTTCGGCTATGGTGGCGGTGCGGGCGCCTTCGAGCTCTGCGTGGAGGACCTGGGCGTGGTGCAACTGGACAGCACACGTCTGCCCATCGTGCTCCTGCACACTCAGGGGCAGCCGATCCCCTACACCGGCAAGATCACCGCGCAGATGGAGGTGATGTACAACGGGCCCGGCACCTTCACGCAGGTCACCGACCCCAGCAATGAGTACAACGGCACCATCGGCATCGGCATCCGGGGCGCCACCTCCGCCGGATATCCGCAGACGCCCTTCAGCATCGAGACGCGCAACGCCGACGGCAGCAACAACAACGTGCCGCTGCTGGGCATGCCCGCTGAGAACGACTGGGCGCTCCTGAGCAATTACAACGACCGCTCGCTGGTGCGCAACGCGCTGGCCACGCACCTGGCGCGCGCCATGGGGCAATATGCGCCGCGCATGCACCTGTGCGAAGTGCTGCTCGATAGCGCCTACCGCGGCATCTATGTGCTCGCCGAGACCATCAAGCGCGACAACGGCCGCGTGGACATCGCCCGCCTGGACAGCATCGAGAACACCGGCGAACCCCGCACCGGCGGCTACATCCTGGAGCAGAACCTCTGGAACCCGCAGAACAGCTTCCAGTCCAATTATTCCCCCATCGACCATCCCGGCTTCGATGTGCACTTCCTCTACGACTACCCCGAGCCCGATGTGATCACCGATGCGCAGAAGGCCTACATCGCCTCCTTCGTGGACACCCTGGAGACCGCGCTCTACAGCAGCACATTCACCGACCCGGCCACCGGCTACCGCGCCTACCTGGACGTGCCCTCCTTCATCAACTACTTCCTGGTGAACGAGCTGGCGCGCAACAACGATGGCTTCAAGAAGAGCGTGTTCTTCCACAAGGACCGCAACAGCAACGACGGCAAGCTCAAGGCCGGGCCCGTGTGGGACTTCGACTGGGCCTGGAAGAACCTGTGGGGTTGCGAGCTCTTCAGCAACACCGACGGTAGCGGCTGGGCGCACCGCATCAACGATTGCGTCACCGACAACTACTCCACCGGGTGGGCCATTCGTCTGATGCAGGACAGCACCTTCGCGAACGAACTGCGCTGCACCTACGAGGAGCACCGCACCGGTGTGCTGTCCAACGCTTCCATCCACGCGTGGATCGACAGCGTGGGCACGCTGGTGGCCGAGGCGCAGGAACGGCACTTCCAGAAGTGGCCCATCCTCGGCGTGAGCGGCCCCGCGCCCGAGGTGCTGCCCTGCGCCACCACCTATGCCGCCGAGCTGGATACCCTGAAGCACTGGATCGACCTGCGCCTGGCCTGGCTGGATGCGAACATCCCCGGCCTCTGCCAAGGCGTGGGCGTGCCCGATCGGACCGCGCCGGAATTCACCTGCCTGCCCAACCCCTCCGATGGCCTCGTGCGCTTCCGCGGCATGCTGGATGCCGATGCCGATTGGACGCTGAACATCCATGATGCGGTGGGCCGACCCGTGACGCAGCTGCGGCTGCCACCCGGGCTCTGCGACACGCCGCTTGAACTGCCCGGGGCCGGCACCTACCTCTACACGCTGCGCCGCGATGGGCAGGTTGCGCGGGTGGGACGCGTGGTGGTGTATTGA
- a CDS encoding YHYH protein: MRILLNTLGLLLGLGTTAQSPVITSWIINPGSETGYGGIATNVLSVHYTANDVYVTSTCIPGYDIGPWAANPNLPANQDFCFHITRNPTLNTGTLVNTPLGHIGVWRNGVSIFNAKDGMSYNNQGIWNRDALVWEGISFDACLGHPAPNGEYHHHVSPNCLYDHLDDEQHSDLIGYAFDGYPIYGAHGYANPDGSGGIIRMRSSYQLRAITERTTLPNGKVLQANQYGPAIGGQYALGAFLEDYEYVAGSGDLDVHNGRFCITPEYPAGTYAYFVTLNDQYEPAFPYVLGPQYYGTVQPGNTGPNGGHNTIPGAAVEYTGGSTSLNALVLPAEAIYPNPTLDRVQLSAEQPLRMVRLLDATGRCALQQDALTASMLMLDLGALPAGLYTVEAHSADGSVRTGRVVKQ; this comes from the coding sequence ATGCGAATCCTCCTGAACACCTTGGGCCTGTTGCTGGGCCTGGGCACCACCGCCCAATCCCCGGTGATCACCTCCTGGATCATCAACCCCGGCAGCGAAACGGGCTACGGCGGCATCGCCACCAATGTGCTCAGCGTGCACTACACCGCCAACGATGTCTACGTGACCAGCACATGCATCCCCGGCTACGACATCGGGCCCTGGGCGGCCAACCCCAACCTGCCCGCCAACCAGGACTTCTGCTTCCACATCACGCGCAACCCCACGCTCAACACGGGCACCTTGGTGAACACCCCGCTCGGTCACATCGGCGTGTGGCGCAACGGCGTGAGCATCTTCAACGCCAAGGACGGCATGAGCTACAACAACCAGGGCATCTGGAACCGCGATGCACTGGTGTGGGAGGGCATCAGCTTCGATGCGTGCCTGGGACATCCCGCCCCCAACGGCGAGTACCACCACCATGTGAGCCCCAACTGCCTCTACGACCACCTGGACGATGAGCAGCACAGCGACCTGATCGGCTACGCGTTCGATGGCTACCCCATCTACGGGGCGCATGGTTACGCGAACCCTGATGGCAGCGGCGGCATCATCCGCATGCGCAGCAGCTATCAGTTGCGCGCCATTACCGAGCGCACCACATTGCCCAACGGCAAGGTGCTGCAAGCCAACCAGTACGGACCGGCCATCGGCGGGCAATACGCGTTGGGCGCCTTCCTGGAGGACTATGAATACGTGGCGGGCAGCGGCGACTTGGACGTGCACAACGGCCGCTTCTGCATCACGCCCGAATACCCGGCCGGAACCTACGCCTACTTCGTGACGCTGAACGACCAATATGAACCCGCCTTCCCCTATGTGCTTGGGCCGCAGTACTACGGTACGGTGCAGCCCGGCAACACCGGACCCAATGGTGGCCACAACACCATTCCCGGTGCTGCCGTGGAGTACACAGGAGGTTCCACGAGCCTGAACGCCCTGGTGCTACCAGCGGAAGCGATCTACCCCAACCCCACCCTGGACCGGGTGCAACTGAGCGCTGAGCAGCCCCTTCGCATGGTGCGCCTTCTGGATGCCACCGGTCGCTGCGCCCTGCAGCAGGATGCGCTCACCGCTTCGATGCTCATGCTCGACCTGGGTGCGCTACCCGCCGGCCTCTACACCGTGGAAGCGCACAGCGCCGACGGCTCGGTGCGAACCGGGAGGGTGGTGAAACAGTAA
- a CDS encoding sigma-54 dependent transcriptional regulator produces the protein MNVQAVKQRFEIIGASPLLDRAIEIAVQVAPTELSVLVQGESGSGKEVMSKIIHAYSARKHGPYHAVNCGAIPEGTIDSELFGHEKGSFTGAHEARKGYFETANGGTLFLDEVGELPLSTQVRLLRVLETGEFIRVGSSKSQKTNVRVVAATNVNMLQAVARGTFREDLYYRLNTVPIHIPSLRERKEDIHLLFRWFAQQAATKYKAPPITLADDAQQQLVSYRWPGNVRQLRNIVEQMSVIERDRQITAATLRGYLPEESTALVPAGGIGAAGGMDSVSERELIFKFLFDMKSDLNALKEKVSALTSGQPLPTMVPPLSREEILLPHRPASVPGTVSIVPAAQADDEEVEHTEVEEVLSLEEKEKELIRKALIKHRNKRKGAAKELGISERTLYRKIKEYGI, from the coding sequence ATGAACGTGCAAGCCGTCAAGCAACGCTTCGAGATCATCGGCGCATCGCCGCTGCTGGACCGTGCCATCGAGATCGCCGTGCAGGTGGCGCCCACCGAGCTGAGCGTGCTGGTGCAGGGCGAGAGCGGCAGCGGCAAGGAGGTGATGAGCAAGATCATCCACGCCTACAGTGCGCGCAAGCACGGCCCCTACCATGCGGTGAACTGCGGGGCCATCCCCGAGGGGACCATCGACAGCGAGCTCTTCGGCCACGAGAAGGGCAGCTTCACCGGTGCGCATGAGGCGCGTAAAGGCTATTTCGAGACGGCCAACGGCGGCACGCTCTTCCTCGACGAGGTAGGCGAGCTGCCGCTGAGCACCCAGGTGCGCCTGCTTCGGGTGCTGGAGACCGGCGAATTCATCCGCGTGGGCAGCAGCAAGAGCCAGAAGACCAACGTGCGCGTGGTGGCCGCCACCAACGTGAACATGCTGCAGGCCGTGGCGCGCGGCACTTTCCGCGAGGACCTGTACTACCGCCTGAACACGGTGCCCATCCACATCCCTTCGCTGCGCGAGCGGAAGGAGGACATCCACCTGCTCTTCCGCTGGTTCGCGCAGCAGGCGGCCACCAAGTACAAGGCGCCGCCCATCACCCTGGCCGACGATGCGCAGCAGCAGCTGGTGAGCTACCGCTGGCCCGGAAACGTGCGCCAGCTGCGCAACATCGTGGAGCAGATGAGCGTGATCGAGCGCGACCGCCAGATCACCGCTGCCACCCTGCGCGGCTACCTGCCCGAGGAGAGCACCGCACTGGTGCCGGCGGGCGGGATCGGCGCGGCAGGCGGCATGGACAGCGTGAGCGAGCGCGAGCTCATCTTCAAGTTCCTCTTCGACATGAAGAGCGACCTGAACGCGCTGAAGGAGAAGGTGAGCGCGCTGACCAGCGGTCAGCCGCTGCCGACCATGGTGCCGCCCTTGAGCCGCGAGGAGATCCTGCTGCCGCATCGCCCTGCCTCCGTGCCGGGCACGGTGAGCATCGTGCCCGCAGCGCAGGCCGATGACGAGGAAGTGGAGCACACCGAGGTGGAGGAGGTGCTGAGCCTGGAGGAGAAGGAGAAGGAGCTGATCCGCAAGGCCCTCATCAAGCACCGCAACAAGCGGAAGGGCGCCGCCAAGGAGCTGGGCATCAGCGAGCGCACGCTCTACCGCAAGATCAAGGAATACGGGATATGA
- a CDS encoding phosphoribosylpyrophosphate synthetase — protein sequence MRTYSTLSEAVTDLQRRGYTDDLALGGHCLVCDAHGISLDPAAFEIDEFHRFEGMNDPDDQSIVYAIRSKDGRIKGTLVNAYGPDASALTQEMVRKLGTHPG from the coding sequence ATGCGCACCTATTCCACCCTCTCGGAAGCCGTAACCGACCTGCAGCGCCGCGGCTACACGGACGACCTGGCCTTGGGCGGCCATTGCCTGGTATGCGACGCGCACGGCATAAGCCTGGATCCTGCGGCGTTCGAAATCGATGAGTTCCACCGCTTCGAGGGCATGAACGACCCCGACGACCAGAGCATCGTCTACGCCATCCGCTCCAAGGACGGGCGCATCAAGGGCACGCTGGTGAACGCCTATGGGCCTGATGCCTCGGCCCTGACGCAGGAAATGGTGCGCAAGCTGGGGACGCACCCTGGATGA
- a CDS encoding tetratricopeptide repeat protein, with amino-acid sequence MERERLTRLLDGPGRMAREDLRDLKAMAERYPWFTGAQLLRAAGERSHGDVLADETLRSASAHLPSRAALADLIADPGQRRPAPLRVVKTDPAPPPQPESRIEEPAAGPAPPAATEAQGEAPTAPPSAVVAEVPEPAAAPAGPDGEPSPTPEPEPAPAAQETPASNDPDAEFLDDVITKAALASAYDLTWQVSVATAAPAAEPHAQPSPATLPAPQAPEPVRVEAGGRLRFSEWLQAAEESAPAAPLMRVPGRPPTPESPLAAPRPVTESSPPGALDAKDLIDRFIRQEPSAIPPKPAFFTPQQAAKKSLDDTAGLVTETLARIYEQQGNMAKAIDAYRRLALKYPEKAAYFAALQKKLEEQPNP; translated from the coding sequence ATGGAGCGCGAACGACTGACACGGCTGCTGGATGGGCCCGGGCGCATGGCCCGAGAGGATCTGCGCGACCTGAAGGCCATGGCCGAGCGCTATCCGTGGTTCACGGGCGCCCAACTGCTGCGCGCCGCCGGTGAGCGGAGCCATGGCGATGTGCTGGCCGACGAGACCCTGCGGTCGGCCAGTGCACACCTCCCCAGCCGCGCCGCCCTGGCGGACCTGATCGCGGACCCGGGTCAACGGCGCCCCGCCCCGCTGCGCGTGGTGAAGACCGACCCGGCCCCTCCCCCCCAACCGGAATCCCGCATCGAGGAGCCGGCTGCAGGGCCTGCGCCCCCTGCCGCAACCGAAGCCCAGGGTGAAGCGCCGACCGCGCCGCCCTCCGCTGTGGTGGCGGAAGTGCCTGAACCGGCCGCGGCGCCGGCTGGGCCTGACGGGGAGCCTTCGCCCACTCCGGAACCTGAGCCTGCACCAGCAGCCCAGGAAACCCCGGCCAGCAATGACCCGGATGCGGAATTCCTGGACGATGTGATCACGAAGGCCGCCTTGGCTTCGGCCTATGACCTCACCTGGCAGGTATCGGTGGCAACGGCCGCTCCGGCGGCAGAGCCGCACGCCCAGCCCTCCCCTGCCACCCTGCCAGCACCGCAGGCACCCGAGCCTGTTCGGGTTGAGGCCGGCGGCCGCTTGCGATTCTCCGAGTGGCTGCAGGCTGCGGAGGAGTCCGCTCCCGCTGCGCCGCTGATGCGCGTGCCCGGGCGCCCGCCGACCCCGGAATCGCCCCTGGCCGCCCCTCGCCCCGTCACGGAATCCTCCCCTCCCGGGGCTCTGGACGCCAAGGACTTGATTGACCGTTTCATCCGGCAGGAGCCTTCCGCGATCCCCCCCAAGCCGGCCTTCTTCACGCCCCAGCAGGCGGCCAAGAAGAGCCTCGATGACACGGCGGGGCTGGTGACCGAGACGCTGGCCCGGATCTATGAGCAGCAGGGGAATATGGCCAAGGCCATCGATGCCTACCGCAGGCTGGCCTTGAAGTACCCGGAAAAAGCCGCTTACTTTGCGGCCCTTCAAAAAAAACTGGAGGAGCAACCGAACCCCTGA
- a CDS encoding NAD-dependent epimerase/dehydratase family protein yields MATVPHALVTGGAGFIGSHVVDRLLAEGWRVTAIDDFDPFYAAAIKRANVAEHLRHPAYRLVEGDLLNSAVLAAAEPADAPFTVVVHLAAKAGVRPSLIDPMAYHRANVTGTLVMLGRALAWGAPHIVLASSSSVYGEDPGVPWREQDCRERPISPYAATKVMAERYAREHAHRTGLRTTALRFFTVYGPRQRPDLAIHQFTRAIIEGRPIKRFGDGGTRRDYTYIDDIVNGVMGAIRRSAGEAFEVYNLGNSGTVTLNELIAAIERTVGRKAVIEQHPEQPGDVPQTYADVSKAGLHLGFVPSTPLSVGLEAFHRWFLQAKELGILP; encoded by the coding sequence ATGGCCACTGTACCCCATGCCCTTGTCACAGGCGGTGCCGGATTCATCGGCAGTCATGTCGTGGACAGGCTTCTGGCCGAGGGCTGGCGCGTCACCGCCATCGACGATTTCGACCCCTTCTATGCGGCCGCCATCAAGCGCGCCAACGTGGCCGAGCACCTGAGGCACCCCGCCTACCGCCTGGTGGAGGGAGACCTGCTCAACTCCGCCGTGCTCGCGGCCGCCGAGCCCGCCGATGCACCCTTCACCGTGGTGGTCCACTTGGCCGCCAAGGCCGGCGTCCGCCCCAGCCTCATCGACCCCATGGCCTACCACCGGGCCAACGTCACGGGCACGCTTGTTATGCTCGGCCGGGCCCTGGCTTGGGGCGCTCCGCACATCGTGCTCGCCAGCAGCAGCAGCGTCTACGGCGAGGACCCCGGGGTGCCATGGCGCGAACAGGACTGCCGGGAACGGCCCATCAGCCCCTACGCGGCTACCAAGGTGATGGCCGAGCGCTATGCGCGCGAGCATGCGCACCGCACCGGCCTGCGCACCACGGCGCTCCGCTTCTTCACGGTATACGGGCCGAGGCAGCGGCCCGACCTGGCCATCCATCAGTTCACGCGCGCCATCATCGAGGGCCGGCCCATCAAGCGTTTCGGTGATGGCGGCACGCGCCGCGACTACACCTACATCGACGACATCGTCAATGGCGTCATGGGAGCCATTCGGCGCTCCGCCGGCGAGGCATTCGAGGTCTACAACCTCGGCAACTCGGGCACCGTCACGCTCAATGAGCTCATCGCTGCCATCGAGCGCACCGTGGGACGCAAGGCCGTCATCGAGCAGCATCCTGAGCAGCCAGGCGATGTGCCACAGACCTACGCCGATGTCTCCAAGGCGGGCCTGCACCTCGGCTTCGTGCCCTCCACCCCGCTCAGCGTCGGCCTCGAGGCCTTCCACCGCTGGTTCCTGCAGGCCAAGGAACTGGGCATCCTGCCCTAG
- the groL gene encoding chaperonin GroEL (60 kDa chaperone family; promotes refolding of misfolded polypeptides especially under stressful conditions; forms two stacked rings of heptamers to form a barrel-shaped 14mer; ends can be capped by GroES; misfolded proteins enter the barrel where they are refolded when GroES binds), which yields MAAKNIQFDIDARDRLKRGVDHLANAVKVTLGPKGRNVIIDKKFGAPSVTKDGVTVAKEIELKDAVENMGAQMLKEVASKTADIAGDGTTTATVLAQAIVTAGLKNVAAGANPMDLKRGIDKAVTAVVDELKKMSKTVGNDNDKIKQVATISANNDETIGALIAQAMEKVKKEGVITVEEAKGTDTTVEVVEGMQFDRGYLSPYFVTNGEKMEAELDNAYILIYDKKISSMKELLPILEKSAQTGKPLLIISEDVDGEALATLVVNKIRGALKVAAVKAPGFGDRRKAMLEDIAVLTGGTLISEERGFKLENADLSYLGKAEKITIDKDNTTIVNGAGKKADIVARVNQIKAQIETTTSDYDKEKLQERLAKLAGGVAVLYVGAATEVEMKEKKDRVDDALHATRAAVEEGIVPGGGVAYIRAQKALDKMEGANNDETTGVGIVRRAIEEPLRQIVANAGLEGSIVVQKVREGKADYGFNARTEEYENLLAAGVIDPTKVTRVALENAASIASMLLTTECVISEEKEEKAPAHSHGGMGGGMDMM from the coding sequence ATGGCAGCCAAGAACATCCAATTCGACATCGACGCCCGCGACCGCCTGAAGCGCGGGGTGGATCACCTCGCCAATGCGGTGAAGGTGACGCTCGGCCCCAAGGGCCGCAATGTGATCATCGACAAGAAATTCGGCGCCCCGAGCGTGACCAAGGACGGGGTGACCGTGGCCAAGGAGATCGAGCTGAAGGACGCCGTGGAGAACATGGGCGCCCAGATGCTGAAGGAGGTGGCCAGCAAGACCGCCGATATCGCCGGTGACGGCACCACCACCGCCACGGTGCTGGCGCAGGCCATCGTGACAGCCGGCCTGAAGAACGTGGCCGCCGGTGCCAACCCGATGGACCTGAAGCGCGGCATCGACAAGGCCGTGACCGCCGTGGTGGATGAGCTGAAGAAGATGAGCAAGACGGTGGGCAACGACAATGACAAGATCAAGCAGGTGGCCACCATCAGCGCCAACAACGATGAGACCATCGGTGCGCTGATCGCCCAGGCGATGGAGAAGGTGAAGAAGGAGGGCGTGATCACGGTGGAGGAGGCCAAGGGCACCGATACCACGGTGGAAGTGGTGGAGGGCATGCAGTTCGACCGCGGCTACCTGAGCCCCTACTTCGTGACGAACGGGGAGAAGATGGAGGCCGAGCTTGACAATGCCTACATCCTGATCTACGACAAGAAGATCAGCAGCATGAAAGAGCTGCTGCCGATCCTGGAGAAGAGCGCGCAGACGGGCAAGCCGCTGCTGATCATCAGCGAGGACGTGGACGGCGAGGCGCTGGCCACCCTGGTGGTGAACAAGATCCGCGGCGCGCTGAAGGTGGCCGCGGTGAAGGCGCCGGGCTTCGGCGACCGTCGCAAGGCCATGCTGGAGGACATCGCAGTGCTGACGGGCGGCACGCTGATCAGCGAGGAGCGCGGCTTCAAGCTGGAGAACGCCGACCTGAGCTACCTGGGCAAGGCCGAGAAGATCACGATCGACAAGGACAACACCACGATCGTGAACGGTGCCGGCAAGAAGGCCGACATCGTGGCGCGGGTGAACCAGATCAAGGCGCAGATCGAGACCACCACGAGCGACTACGACAAGGAGAAGCTGCAAGAGCGCCTGGCGAAGCTGGCCGGCGGTGTGGCGGTGCTGTACGTGGGCGCTGCCACCGAGGTGGAAATGAAGGAGAAGAAGGACCGCGTGGATGACGCCCTGCATGCCACCCGCGCGGCCGTGGAGGAGGGCATCGTGCCGGGCGGCGGCGTGGCCTACATCCGCGCGCAGAAGGCGCTGGACAAGATGGAGGGCGCCAACAACGACGAGACCACCGGCGTCGGCATCGTGCGCCGCGCCATCGAGGAGCCGCTGCGGCAGATCGTGGCCAATGCAGGCCTGGAGGGCAGCATCGTGGTGCAGAAGGTGCGTGAGGGCAAGGCCGACTACGGCTTCAACGCCCGCACCGAGGAGTACGAGAACCTGCTGGCGGCCGGCGTGATCGACCCGACGAAGGTGACCCGCGTGGCACTGGAGAACGCCGCCAGCATCGCGAGCATGCTGCTCACCACGGAGTGCGTCATCAGCGAGGAGAAGGAAGAGAAGGCACCGGCGCACAGTCATGGTGGAATGGGCGGCGGCATGGACATGATGTAA
- the secG gene encoding preprotein translocase subunit SecG: protein MVVITVLIIIVCALLALVVLAQNPKGGGLAAGFTGAQQIGGVQRTADFLEKSTWTLSGLLMVLCLISAGIQGTGASGNELDTPIEQVEGEGAASDGAAPETGEEGL from the coding sequence ATGGTCGTCATCACCGTTCTCATCATCATCGTCTGTGCCCTGCTTGCCCTGGTTGTGCTGGCTCAGAACCCGAAAGGCGGCGGCCTGGCGGCCGGCTTCACCGGCGCCCAGCAGATCGGGGGCGTGCAGCGTACCGCCGACTTCCTGGAGAAGTCGACCTGGACGCTCAGCGGCCTGCTGATGGTGCTGTGCCTGATCTCTGCGGGGATCCAGGGCACCGGCGCCAGCGGGAATGAGCTGGACACCCCCATCGAGCAGGTGGAGGGCGAAGGCGCTGCCAGCGATGGCGCAGCCCCCGAGACGGGCGAGGAGGGCCTTTAG